The Deltaproteobacteria bacterium genome window below encodes:
- a CDS encoding ABC transporter substrate-binding protein, which produces MRRSAWLVLLGVLAAACAVPLDPPPSGPPDGDEPPRRGGVLHEASGEDPRYLDPAKGYDTVSWGLEQMLFNTLVDYDAGTNIVPELAESWTLSPDGRHVSFTLRHDVVFSTGRPMTAADVKYSLERLLRPAIHSQGAEFFHGIEGAKDYIAGKTKEVRGIRAPALDRIEFDLTAVDPLFLHKLTMPFAAVVDREAAERFGDEDFTRHPVGSGAFVLEEWVYGQRLRLARNPRYFRAARPYLDAVEVTIGVSPQLAWLKYQRGEIDLAGIPSAEFQRVLADPRYRPLILSRTTLRTQYLGLDCEVAPFDRVPVRQAMNLAIDKRRLLELIDGQGVLATGILPPDMPGAAPVPGYPHDPPAARQRLAEAGLAAGFATTLWASRDEGSMRLAQSMQEDLRQIGVRLALKPVDFPALIEAVRHPGIVPLFLLGWEADFPDPSNFLTVLLHSRSRDTNNNTFYSNPEVDRILDEADPLLDPARRFALFHEAEVKIMQDAPWVPLFHPAGSAVRHPRVRDYELHPLRPSRVEGVWLAW; this is translated from the coding sequence GTGAGACGGTCCGCGTGGCTCGTCCTGCTCGGCGTGCTGGCGGCCGCCTGTGCCGTCCCGCTCGATCCGCCCCCGTCGGGGCCGCCGGACGGGGACGAGCCCCCGCGGCGGGGCGGGGTGCTCCACGAGGCCTCGGGCGAGGACCCGCGCTACCTCGATCCCGCGAAGGGCTACGACACGGTCTCCTGGGGCCTCGAGCAGATGCTGTTCAACACGCTGGTCGACTACGATGCGGGGACGAACATCGTGCCCGAGCTGGCCGAGTCGTGGACGCTGAGCCCCGACGGGCGCCACGTGAGCTTCACCCTCCGCCACGACGTCGTGTTCTCGACCGGCCGGCCCATGACCGCTGCGGACGTCAAGTACTCGCTCGAGCGCCTGCTGAGACCCGCCATCCACTCCCAGGGGGCCGAGTTCTTCCACGGTATCGAGGGCGCGAAGGACTACATCGCCGGCAAGACGAAGGAGGTGCGCGGCATCCGCGCGCCCGCGCTCGACCGCATCGAGTTCGACCTGACCGCCGTCGATCCGCTCTTCCTCCACAAGCTCACCATGCCGTTCGCGGCGGTCGTGGACCGCGAGGCGGCCGAGCGCTTCGGCGACGAGGACTTCACCCGTCACCCGGTCGGCAGCGGCGCCTTCGTGCTCGAGGAGTGGGTGTACGGGCAGCGCCTCCGCCTGGCGCGCAACCCGCGCTACTTCCGCGCCGCGCGCCCGTACCTGGACGCGGTCGAGGTGACCATCGGCGTGAGCCCGCAGCTCGCCTGGCTCAAGTACCAGCGGGGAGAGATCGATCTGGCGGGCATCCCGTCGGCCGAGTTCCAGCGCGTGCTGGCCGACCCGCGCTACCGGCCGCTCATCCTGAGCCGCACGACACTCCGCACCCAGTACCTGGGCCTCGACTGCGAGGTCGCGCCCTTCGACCGCGTGCCGGTCCGCCAGGCGATGAACCTCGCCATCGACAAGCGCCGCCTCCTCGAGCTGATCGACGGGCAGGGCGTGCTCGCGACCGGCATCCTGCCGCCCGACATGCCGGGCGCGGCGCCGGTGCCCGGATACCCGCACGACCCGCCCGCGGCCCGCCAACGCCTCGCGGAGGCGGGGCTCGCGGCCGGCTTCGCGACCACGCTCTGGGCCTCGCGCGACGAGGGCTCGATGCGGCTCGCCCAGTCGATGCAGGAGGACCTGCGCCAGATCGGCGTGCGGCTCGCGCTCAAGCCCGTGGACTTCCCGGCCCTCATCGAGGCCGTGCGCCACCCCGGCATCGTGCCGCTCTTCCTCCTCGGCTGGGAGGCCGACTTCCCCGATCCCTCGAACTTCCTAACCGTGCTCCTCCACAGCCGGAGCCGCGACACGAACAACAACACCTTCTACTCGAACCCCGAGGTGGACCGCATCCTCGACGAGGCCGATCCGCTGCTCGATCCCGCACGCCGGTTCGCGCTCTTCCACGAGGCCGAGGTGAAGATCATGCAGGACGCACCCTGGGTGCCGCTCTTCCACCCCGCGGGGTCCGCCGTGCGCCACCCGCGCGTCCGCGACTACGAGCTGCATCCGCTGCGGCCCTCGCGCGTCGAGGGCGTCTGGCTCGCGTGGTGA
- a CDS encoding class I SAM-dependent methyltransferase: MTARSLFEAILSAPGNALIDSANHFTRRVGRILRRDVSISSRFLPYAPESDAWVLPPRARRPPDAQLPVPPRDLWLGYGRTPEEYLASGRRDVESMRTLLSEAGTELSSCRRILDLGCGAGRMLRWLDGVGAEVWGSDVSAPHIVWCQQNLSPPYRFLTNTSSPHLPFESGYFDLIYAGSLFTHLSELVEAWLLEIRRLLRAGGAAYVTIHDEHTLRALDRNPERPLARRLKSEPEARQFWRSPFGMFTLRRGFNALVFYSESFVRDSWGSIMPILSMTPEAYDIQSAVVMVKEPARRPSP; this comes from the coding sequence ATGACTGCCCGCTCCCTGTTCGAGGCAATTCTCAGTGCGCCGGGGAACGCGCTCATCGACAGCGCCAACCACTTCACGCGGCGTGTCGGGCGCATCCTTCGGCGGGACGTATCCATCTCCTCCCGCTTTCTCCCCTACGCGCCCGAGTCCGATGCGTGGGTCCTGCCCCCGCGGGCGCGACGTCCCCCGGACGCGCAGCTTCCCGTGCCGCCCCGGGACCTTTGGCTCGGATATGGCAGGACGCCAGAGGAGTACCTGGCGAGCGGACGTAGGGACGTCGAGTCGATGCGGACCCTTCTCTCCGAGGCCGGCACCGAGTTGTCGTCGTGCCGGCGCATCCTCGACCTCGGGTGCGGCGCGGGGCGGATGCTTCGCTGGCTGGATGGCGTCGGAGCCGAGGTCTGGGGTAGTGACGTGAGCGCACCGCACATCGTTTGGTGCCAACAGAACCTGAGCCCGCCGTACCGATTTCTCACGAATACGTCGTCCCCGCATCTGCCGTTCGAGAGCGGCTACTTCGACCTGATCTATGCGGGTTCGCTGTTCACGCACCTGTCGGAGCTCGTGGAGGCCTGGTTGCTCGAGATTCGCAGGCTTCTCCGAGCGGGCGGCGCGGCCTACGTCACGATCCACGATGAGCACACGCTGCGAGCGCTGGACCGCAATCCGGAGCGGCCGTTGGCCCGGCGCCTGAAGAGCGAGCCGGAGGCTCGGCAATTCTGGCGCTCGCCCTTCGGGATGTTCACGCTCCGACGCGGCTTCAACGCGCTCGTCTTCTACAGCGAGAGTTTCGTGCGTGATTCCTGGGGCTCGATCATGCCGATCCTGTCGATGACGCCAGAGGCGTACGACATCCAGAGCGCGGTGGTGATGGTGAAAGAGCCCGCCCGCAGACCGTCTCCGTAG